A window of the Eulemur rufifrons isolate Redbay chromosome 6, OSU_ERuf_1, whole genome shotgun sequence genome harbors these coding sequences:
- the SYT8 gene encoding LOW QUALITY PROTEIN: synaptotagmin-8 (The sequence of the model RefSeq protein was modified relative to this genomic sequence to represent the inferred CDS: inserted 1 base in 1 codon; substituted 2 bases at 2 genomic stop codons), with amino-acid sequence MGRPPDAHSTLAPAGTTAVPGLIPDLVARTPWPHWALAVVTLAATILIASCLLCAICRCRCRRRHRRRKEPRDEEAVGLGSACSTTTPHPVQPDVDGLGSSPGEPQRWGRLQLSLEFDCGSQEIRVCLKQAADLKVAGTAAPXARVSISTQAGRWHKTEVHRGVLCLVFDETCCFHGSLGWAAGRAGAGACARLTRCPQVPQAELPGATLQVQLLDFKRFSGHEPLGALSLPLGAVDLQPRGGAWPLLGXAPLPPAAXAPGGAVVSLQYVPGVGRLSLVVLEGRGLRPGLTELYVKVQLMLEQRKWRKRRTSARKGSASPYFNEAFAFLLPVSQVQSVDLVLAVWARGPQLRAEPVGKVLLGARASGQPLQHWADMLAHARRPVAQWHRLQPAREVDRVLAPQPRPRLALLHS; translated from the exons ATGGGGCGCCCACCAGACGCCCACAGCACCCTGGCCCCAGCTGGCACCACGGCGGTGCCTGGGCTCATTCCGGACCTAGTTGCCAGGACACCCT ggccccacTGGGCACTGGCTGTCGTCACTCTTGCCGCTACCATCCTCattgcctcctgcctcctctgtgccatctgccgctgccgctgccgccgccgccaccgccgccggaAGGAGCCCAGAGACGAGGAGGCCGTGGGCCTGGGCAGTGCTTGTagcaccaccaccccccacccg GTGCAGCCGGATGTGGATGGCCTGGGGTCCAGTCCCGGGGAGCCCCAGCGGTGGGGGCGCCTACAGCTGTCTCTGGAGTTCGACTGTGGAAGCCAGGAG ATCAGGGTGTGCCTGAAGCAGGCGGCTGACCTGAAGGTGGCGGGCACGGCAGCCC AGGCCCGCGTCAGCATCTCCACCCAGGCCGGGCGCTGGCACAAGACGGAAGTGCACCGAGGCGTCCTCTGCCTCGTGTTCGATGAAACCTGCTGCTTCCACGGGAGTCTGGGCTGGGCCGCGGgcagggccggggccggggcgtGCGCCCGGCTCACACGCTGCCCTCAGGTCCCGCAGGCAGAGCTGCCCGGGGCCACCCTGCAGGTGCAGCTGCTGGACTTCAAGCGCTTCTCTGGGCACGAGCCCCTGGGCGCGCTCAGCCTGCCCCTGGGCGCCGTGGACCTGCAGCCCAGAGGTGGGGCCTG GCCCCTGCTGGGCTGAGCCCCGCTGCCGCCCGCAGCCTGAGCCCCTGGGGGAGCTGTCGTGTCACTGCAGTACGTGCCCGGCGTGGGCCGGCTGTCCCTGGTGGTGCTGGAGGGCCGGGGCCTGCGTCCGGGGCTGACAG AGCTCTACGTGAAGGTCCAGCTCATGCTGGAGCAGAGgaagtggaggaagaggaggacgtCTGCCAGGAAGGGCTCTGCTAGCCCCTACTTCAACGAGGCCTTCGCCTTCCTCCTGCCCGTCAGCCAGGTCCAG agcGTGGACCTGGTGCTGGCCGTCTGGGCCCGTGGCCCGCAGCTCCGGGCCGAGCCCGTGGGCAAGGTGCTGCTCGGTGCCCGCGCCTCGGGCCAGCCCCTGCAGCACTGGGCAGACATGCTGGCCCACGCCCGGCGGCCCGTGGCCCAGTGGCACCGCCTGCAGCCCGCCAGGGAGGTGGACCGTGTGCTGGCCCCACAGCCCCGCCCGCGCCTGGCCTTGCTTCACTCCTGA
- the TNNI2 gene encoding troponin I, fast skeletal muscle, protein MLQIAATELEKEEGRREAEKQNYLSEHCPPLHIPGSMAEVQELCKQLHAKIDAAEEEKYDMEVKVQKSGKELEDMNQKLFDLRGKFKRPPLRRVRMSADAMLKALLGSKHKVCMDLRANLKQVKKEDTEKERDLRDVGDWRKNIEEKSGMEGRKKMFETES, encoded by the exons ATGCTGCAGATCGCGGCCACGgagctggagaaggaggagggccGCCGCGAGGCAGAGAAGCAGAACTACCTGTCGGAGCACTGCCCCCCGCTGCACATCCCCGGCTCCATGGCGGAGGTGCAG GAGCTCTGCAAACAGCTGCACGCCAAGATCGACGCGGCCGAGGAGGAGAAGTATGACATGGAGGTGAAAGTGCAGAAGAGCGGCAAGGAG CTGGAGGACATGAACCAGAAGCTGTTCGACCTGCGGGGCAAGTTCAAGCGGCCGCCGCTGCGGAGGGTGCGCATGTCGGCTGACGCCATGCTCAAGGCCCTGCTGGGCTCCAAGCACAAGGTGTGCATGGACCTGCGGGCCAACCTGAAGCAGGTCAAGAAGGAGGACACGGAGAAG GAGCGGGACCTGCGCGACGTGGGTGACTGGAGGAAGAACATTGAGGAGAAGTCCGGCATGGAGGGCAGGAAGAAGATGTTCGAGACCGAGTCCTAG